Within the Maribacter sp. BPC-D8 genome, the region TCTATTGCAGTTTTCACTTGATACTACTTATGATTACTTTAAAATATCAATAACATTTTACCTTGAAGACCATTGATTGTATTTCTGAAAAAGAAATTCAAATCAACACAAAAAGTAAACTTACATTCTAAAACTGAGCTTTTTTACATAAAGAGCGCGCTAGAAATAACTTTAAAAGTCACCTTCAATTTAATGCAATCGATTACACAAATATATCTAAATTTAAATATTCAGCAAGTAATTACACTTGAAATTACGTTTATAAACATTTTGAATGCTGGAAAATAAATATTTCATAATCAAGGATAGAAATACACTGAATTAAACATAATTTTTCTCATACTTTATCAAAAAAGCTTGAAAAAACAACAATCGGACAACAAAAATTAAGATGTAAATTGAAAAAAAGTGGTCAAAACACCCCTATTTCGTTAAATTGTTCATAAATACTATTATCTAATAGCCTCATAACTATATACAATTGACAAAGAATTGCGTAATTTGAATATTATGTTAACTTTGAAAAAAAAGAAGCAAATGGAGTTACTTGAAAAAGCTCAGGAATTTATAGGTCGAAAAATGAGTAATATGTCTACTAGTGACCGAGTAGAGGCGTCGAGAGAGGCAAAAGCACTTATTTTAAGCATTAATGAAATTTATAAGGAAACTAAAGATTCTAACTTAATGGATGTAATGAAAGAAGTTACAGTCAAAAAGAAGAAAATCGAAAAACGATTGAACGGAGTACCTTTAGTATAAGCTTAGTAGATTTAAAGACTTATTGAAATTTCTTTTAAGAGTTTAATTGAAATAAAAAAATCCCTTGAACCAAGTTCAAGGGATTTTTTTATTTCAATACTATTTTACTCTTCTATAAATTATGAAGCCTGATTTAAACAATTTCTGCACTAAGTCCGGCTTGTAGTAATTTAGAACATTGTGGTTTCAATTCTTCATACTCACCAGTCTTAACTGTACACTTACCTTTGTAATGCACTATTAAAGAACATTGTTCAGCCTGTTCTGGTGAATGCTCACAAACAGACATTAATGTATTTATAACATGGTCGAATGTATTGACCTCATCATTAAAAAGAACGATTTCATTTTGCTGAACTGTTTCTTCTTCTAAAAGTAATTCTTCGGAAACTTCTTCTCTTGTGCTCATCATATTCCAATTAATACCTTCTAATTTACATATTTTGCGGCAACCCAATTATTACGTTCAAGGTTTTTTTCAAACTTTAACGCTAACTCCGTACACTTTTGCGTAATCATATCTAAGTCTTCAGTATAAAAACCACTTAATAACAAAGTACCACCTGCATTTAAAGATTTCGCATAGCTCGGTATATCTGCCAACAAAATGTTTCTATTGATATTTGCGATGATCAAATCATACTTCTTACCTTCAAGCAATGCCACATCACCTTCATATACAGAAATGAAGTCCATGTTATTTCGTTCAACATTCTCTTTAGCATTCAAATAACACCAATTATCAATGTCGATGGCATCTATAGTAGTAGCACCACGCATACCCGCTAGAATAGCTAAAACCCCTGTACCACTGCCCATATCTAAAACAGTTTTGCCTTTTAAATCTAGCTGTAAAATATGTTGTAGCATCATATGAGTTGTTTCATGATGACCTGTACCGAAACTCATTTTTGGTTCAATAACAATGTCATAATCCACATCAATAGCCTCATGAAAAGGGGCTCTAATCATACAAATATCATCAACGATAATAGGTTGAAAATTTTGTTCCCAAGTAGCGTTCCAGTTCTCTTGCTCTATTTCTTTATAGTCGTAAGTAAATTTATAACGAGGATTCTCTAAAATAGGAAGATCCTCTAACATACCTTCAGACCAATCAGTTTTTTGAATGTATGCCAACACATCATCATCTTCTTCAACAAAACTTTCAAAACCGACTTCACCCAATTCTGCAATGAGAAGATCTGAAGCCGGACCTTTAGGTTTTACCGTAAAACGGTATTCAATATATACTGTATCGCTCATTTTAAAATACTTCGCTTAAATAGCTTTAATGATTGCAATAAAATCGTCAGCAACTAATGAAGCCCCACCGATTAAACCACCGTCAACATCTGGTTTAGAAAAAATCTCTTCTGCATTACCTGGTTTAACACTACCACCGTAAAGAATAGTTACATTATTAGCTATAGTAGCATCAAATGCTTCTGAAATAGTTTTACGAATAAATGCATGCATTTCTTGCGCTTGTTCAGGAGAAGCAGTCTCACCCGTACCAATTGCCCAAACCGGCTCGTATGCCAAAACAATATTAGTCCACGCTGATGGTTCTAAACTAAAAAGTACATTTTTTAACTGGCTTTCAACTAAATTGAAATGATTACCAGATTTTCGATCTTCTAATTCCTCACCGAAACAGAACATTACACGAATGCCTTTATTTAAAGCTGTAATTACTTTCTTTGAAAGTATCTCATCGCCTTCACCAAAATACGCTCTTCTTTCAGAGTGTCCGATGATTGCAGTATCAATACCAATGTTCAATAACATATCTGCCGAAATTTCACCAGTAAAAGCACCACTTTCAGCATAATGCATGTTTTGTGCAATAACTTCAATTTTAGAACTTTCTAAAGCATGTACTGCACTAGCCAAGTTTACATATGTTGGCGCTACCATAACTTCTGCATTGGTATCTGGCAATTTTGCCGATAGCTCTGCTAAAAGTGTTTCAGTCTCTGCCAAATTCTTATTCATCTTCCAGTTACCTGCTACTATCTTTGCTCTCATGTTGTTTTATTTGTAATTATACTATTTCAGTTTATTATCTTAATTGAAGATTAAATCTTCTAAATCGTTGTAATGTACTTTCTGTTTTATGGTTCCTTTTTCTAAAACCAAAACTCCGGGGTTAGACCTAACAATAGTCTTCAGTGTCGTCTCATCAGTAAAGTAAAAATCAAAACCTAGGTTATTCTCTTTCACCAAAGCATCAGTTTGATCTGGTCCAGAGGCTGACATACCTATTACTTTATATCCAGCTTTTAAAGCCTTGTCGGCTACTGTTTTAATATTCTTGAATTCTTCTAAATTCGATTTTCTTAAATCGTAGGCTATGACCATAACCAATTTAGGTTCTTGCAACAATGAACTTGCAAAATCTTCTCCCGCCTGCTCGATGGTAAAATCATGAACTGGTGGTTCATAACCCGCTTGTATCTCTTCTGTTTCAACATCAATAAACTCACCATCTACAGTGGGGTAATCTCCATTACTAATATGAATTTCTTCAGTACCGTTTACATCGAACTTCCATCTGTATTCAAAAATAGCTTTAGGCGCGTCATCTGGTGTACTCATACCATCTTCGATGTTCTTACCTATTTCATAAGGTCTAAAATCTATTACTGGCAAGTGGTTTAATACATAATACACGTAACCAATACAAGCAAAAAACGACGTTGCTAAAACTGTCGTCAATACTTTCGAATTTACTAACGGTGTAATATATTTTCTACCGACATATATGATTAAAATAAGTACTAACAGCACGACATCTTTCGTAAAAGACTCCCAAGGGGTAAGCTTTATCGCATCGCCAAAACAACCACAATCGGTTACTTTATTGAAGTAAGCGGAATAAAAGGTTAGAAATGTAAAAAACACGATCATAGCGATCAGCGTCCATATAGTGATTTTTCGTTTGTAGCCCAGTATTAGCATAACACCAACCATAACCTCAACGATCACCACTAAAATTGAAATTGCCAAAGCAAAAGGAGTTAGAAAAGGCAGATCTAACACACCCTGACTAAAATACTCTTCTAACTTAAAAGAAAAACCAACAGGATCGTTCAGTTTTATAAATCCGCTTATAATAAAAAGTATACCAACAAAAATTCTTACGACACCTACTAAATACCTCATCCTTATTCTTATTTTAATTCTGAACCTAAATGTATCAATGCAAAAACAGCATAATTAATCATGTCTTGATAATTGGCATCTATACCTTCGCTTACCAAAGTTTTACCTTTATTATCTTCTATCTGTTTTACTCGAAGTAATTTCTGTAAAATTAAATCTGTAAGAGAACTCACTCTCATATCTCGCCAAGCCTCACCATAATCATGGTTCTTGTTCAACATCAATTCTTTGGTAATCTTAATATGCTTTTCGTATAATTCTACCGCTTTTTCGGTATTTAAATCGGGCTGATCAGCAACACCAAGTTCTAATTGAATTAATGCCATTACCGAATAATTGATAATCCCTATAAACTCTGAACGTTCACCTTCATCAACCTTACGAACATCGTTCTCTTGAAGACTACGTATGCGTTGTGCCTTAATAAATATTTGATCTGTTAGCGACGGCAATCTTAAAATTCGCCACGCGCTACCATAATCTGTCATTTTTTTCTGGTAAAGATTTAAACAAACCTCAATAACCTCATCGTATTCCTTTGCCGTATCTAGCATGTAATTCTATCTAATTTGTGTAAATTTCGCTTAAAAAATTGGAACCATCAAGATTGACGGTTTAAACTTGGAAAATGCCACAAATTCCTTTTAAAAATTGATAATGACCATAAATTGCAACGGTAAACTTTTATCATTAGATCAGCCCAAGGTAACGGGTATTTTAAACGTTACGCCCGATTCTTTTTTTGACGGCGGAAAATACAAAGACGAAAAGAGTATACTAAATCAGGTTGAAAAAATGCTGATCGAAGGTGCTAGTTTTATTGACATTGGTGCTTATAGTTCAAGACCTGGTGCTTTAGAAGTTGACGAGGCTACCGAGTTAAAACGTATAGTACCAATTGTAAGTTTAATTCTTAAGAATTTTCCAGAAACCATACTCTCTATAGATACGTTTAGAAGCAGCATTGCCAAAGCATGTATTGAAAATGGCGCTGCCATAATTAATGATATTTCTGCGGGATTACAAGATGACAATATGTTACCCACCGTAGCAAAATTATACGTACCATACATTATGATGCATATGCGCGGCACGCCACAAAACATGCAGCAACAAACAGATTACACAGATATTTTGAAAGAGGTTCTTTCATTTTTTTCTGAAAGATTAGTTGCAGCTAAGTCCTTAGGAATAAAAGATATTATCATTGACCCAGGTTTTGGCTTTGCAAAGAATCTAGAACAGAACTATGAGCTTTTGAATCATATGGAAGTCATGAATATCATTGAACACCCATTATTAGCAGGAATTAGCAGAAAATCAATGATTTACAAAACATTGGACACCACTGCCGGCCAAGCATTAAATGGAACAACGGCATTACATATGGTCTGCTTACAAAAGGGAGCAAAAATATTACGAGTTCACGATGTTAAAGAAGCCATGGAATGTGTAAAACTCTATGAACAATTAAATGCCTAAGTTTATATTAATTTGTTGTCATCAATTTTCTTAATTTTACTAAAACGGTACTGATTGGATTTTCTAAATTTTATTGACTTTAAGATTACAGATGTTTTAGACATCATATTTGTTGCCGTACTGCTATACTACATCTATAAACTAGTTAGAGGATCAGTTGCCATCAATATTTTTATCGGAATTGTTATCGTATGGGCTTTTTGGAAACTGACCGAATTGCTAGACATGCAAATGATCAGTAGTATGGTCGGTGCATTTATGCAAGTCGGACTTATTGCACTGATTATAGTTTTTCAGCAAGAGATTAGAAAGTTTCTATTAATGATAGGCTCTACCAATTTCGCAAACAAGAGAAATTTTGTAAAGCATTTTAAATTCTTAAAGCAAGAAGGCTTATCGACAGACACAGATGTTGATGCCATATTAAAAGCATGCGAGAAAATGGCGAGTACCAAAACAGGTGCTATTTTGGTTATTGAACGTAGCAACTCCTTAGATTTTATAAAGAGTACAGGTGATCGAATGAATATTGAGATTAACCAACCTATTCTTGAAAGTATCTTTTACAAGAACAGTACACTTCATGATGGAGCGGCTGTTATTGTTGGAAATTATATAGTTGCTACGAGAGTAATTTTACCTGTTTCTAACGAGCGTAATATTCCGCTGCGTTTCGGATTACGACATAGAGCTGCTGTGGGAATAAGTGAAAAGACCGATGCTTTAAGTATTGTAGTAAGTGAAGAAACCGGATTAATCTCTTATATAAAAAATGGAGAATTTGTGCTGTACGACTCCATCACCCAATTAGGGAATATGCTTAAACAAGATTTGATATAGTGGAATGCAAAAACTGCCATACCAACCTAAGAACCGATTTCAGTTATTGTCCTGATTGTGGAGCTAAGGTAATTCGAAACAGACTTACAGTGAAGAATCTTATTAGTGATGCCACTGAACGTTTTTTCAATGTTGACAATACCTTTCTTATAACCTTTAAACATCTGTTTACAAAACCAGACGAAGTAATTGGTGGTTATATTAATGGTGTTAGAAAGAAGTATTTAAACCCCATTAGCTATTTTACTATAGCCATTACCCTTGGAGGGTTATTTGCTTATGTATATTCTGAGTTTTTCCCAAATGCTCTAGATTTTGATTTTCTATATAAATCTGGAGATTCAATTACCGAGGCAGAAAAATTAGGACAGGATTTTCAAAAACAATGGAATGCTTACCTAATAAAATATCAAAGTCTTTTTTACATGGCTATGCTGCCCTTTTTGGCATTAATTTCTAGACTTGTATTTATCAATAAAAAGCAATTTAATTTAAGTGAGCATTTTGTAATTAACATTTATGCTTACTCACATTTATCTATAATTATAAATATTGCCTACTTACTGACCATTTGGAACTCAAAAATTATTTATTATGTTTCTATGGGTAATATGATATTCCAAATAGGATTCTTTACTTGGGTATTTTACAAACTATTTAATCTGACCATAAAGCAAACAGTATTAAAACTGCTACTATTTCTTGTTTTATTCGCAGCAATATTTTTTATTATTATAATAATTGCCACAGTGTACATAGCTCTATTTACAGACTCATTTCAAAAAATGGCACCGTAATTAAGCTACCTCCTCAGCTAAGAACTGAGCTTCATAAAGATTACTGTAGTAACCACCTTTTTTAAGCAGTTGCTTGTGTGTACCTGTCTCTACAATATTACCGGCATCCATCACAATAATTTTATCCGCTTTTTTAATAGTAGCCAAACGGTGGGCAATGACTATTGAAGTTCTCCCTTGCGTAATTTTATCTGTAGCCGACTGAATTAACTGCTCAGAATACGTGTCTACAGATGATGTAGCTTCATCTAAGATTAGTATGCTAGGATTACTCACATAAGCTCGTAAAAATGCAATTAATTGACGCTGACCGCTTGAAAGCATGGTACCTCTCTCTTTCACATTATACTGATAACCGCCTGGCAAACTCGTTATAAACTCGTCTACACCAATAGCTTTAGCAGCATTCTCAATATCAGAAACACTTATCGCAGGGTTTTTTAAAGATATATTATTCGCAATCGTATCGGCAAACAAAAAGACATCTTGTAATACCACGGCTATATGCGTGCGTAATGATGACAAATTGTACTCTTTAATATCTACACCATCAACCAAAATAGAACCGGAATTAATCTCGTAAAACCTGTTCAATAAATTAATTATTGTACTCTTACCTGCACCTGTAGCACCTACAATAGCAACTGTTTCCCCAGCTTTTACATCGAATGAAATTCCGTGTAAAACCTCTTCATCTTCTAAGTACCCAAAATGAACATCATCAAATTTGATATCGCCATTAACTACATCTTTCTCAAAAGAACCTACATTTTGAATATGACTATCGGTATCTAAAATTTTAAAAACTCTGTTGGCAGCAACCATCCCCATTTGTAGAGTATTAAACTTATCTGCAATTTGACGAAGTGGTCTAAAAAGCAAATCGATCAACATAATAAAAGCGAAAATTGTACCTGCTATATCCGTAGATATATTAGCAACATTTTGCAATCCGCCATACCAAACAATTAATCCTACGGTAAGTGAAGAAACAATTTCAGCAATCGGGAAGAAAATGGAGTTATACCAAACCGTTTTTAACCAAGCTTTTTTATGCTTTTCGTTAATTTCTCTAAACTTATCGCTTTCTATTTTTTCTCGAGTAAATAGCTGTACTATTTTCATACCCGTAATACGCTCTTGTACAAAAGAATTCAGATTAGAAACCTCTGCCCTAACTTCTGTAAAAGCCACTTTCATAGCCTTTTGAAACCATCTTGTAGCATACATTATTATAGGTAACAGCGC harbors:
- a CDS encoding ATP-dependent Clp protease adaptor ClpS; the protein is MSTREEVSEELLLEEETVQQNEIVLFNDEVNTFDHVINTLMSVCEHSPEQAEQCSLIVHYKGKCTVKTGEYEELKPQCSKLLQAGLSAEIV
- the prmA gene encoding 50S ribosomal protein L11 methyltransferase; its protein translation is MSDTVYIEYRFTVKPKGPASDLLIAELGEVGFESFVEEDDDVLAYIQKTDWSEGMLEDLPILENPRYKFTYDYKEIEQENWNATWEQNFQPIIVDDICMIRAPFHEAIDVDYDIVIEPKMSFGTGHHETTHMMLQHILQLDLKGKTVLDMGSGTGVLAILAGMRGATTIDAIDIDNWCYLNAKENVERNNMDFISVYEGDVALLEGKKYDLIIANINRNILLADIPSYAKSLNAGGTLLLSGFYTEDLDMITQKCTELALKFEKNLERNNWVAAKYVN
- the tpiA gene encoding triose-phosphate isomerase → MRAKIVAGNWKMNKNLAETETLLAELSAKLPDTNAEVMVAPTYVNLASAVHALESSKIEVIAQNMHYAESGAFTGEISADMLLNIGIDTAIIGHSERRAYFGEGDEILSKKVITALNKGIRVMFCFGEELEDRKSGNHFNLVESQLKNVLFSLEPSAWTNIVLAYEPVWAIGTGETASPEQAQEMHAFIRKTISEAFDATIANNVTILYGGSVKPGNAEEIFSKPDVDGGLIGGASLVADDFIAIIKAI
- a CDS encoding BT_3928 family protein, producing the protein MRYLVGVVRIFVGILFIISGFIKLNDPVGFSFKLEEYFSQGVLDLPFLTPFALAISILVVIVEVMVGVMLILGYKRKITIWTLIAMIVFFTFLTFYSAYFNKVTDCGCFGDAIKLTPWESFTKDVVLLVLILIIYVGRKYITPLVNSKVLTTVLATSFFACIGYVYYVLNHLPVIDFRPYEIGKNIEDGMSTPDDAPKAIFEYRWKFDVNGTEEIHISNGDYPTVDGEFIDVETEEIQAGYEPPVHDFTIEQAGEDFASSLLQEPKLVMVIAYDLRKSNLEEFKNIKTVADKALKAGYKVIGMSASGPDQTDALVKENNLGFDFYFTDETTLKTIVRSNPGVLVLEKGTIKQKVHYNDLEDLIFN
- a CDS encoding DUF1599 domain-containing protein, with protein sequence MLDTAKEYDEVIEVCLNLYQKKMTDYGSAWRILRLPSLTDQIFIKAQRIRSLQENDVRKVDEGERSEFIGIINYSVMALIQLELGVADQPDLNTEKAVELYEKHIKITKELMLNKNHDYGEAWRDMRVSSLTDLILQKLLRVKQIEDNKGKTLVSEGIDANYQDMINYAVFALIHLGSELK
- the folP gene encoding dihydropteroate synthase, giving the protein MTINCNGKLLSLDQPKVTGILNVTPDSFFDGGKYKDEKSILNQVEKMLIEGASFIDIGAYSSRPGALEVDEATELKRIVPIVSLILKNFPETILSIDTFRSSIAKACIENGAAIINDISAGLQDDNMLPTVAKLYVPYIMMHMRGTPQNMQQQTDYTDILKEVLSFFSERLVAAKSLGIKDIIIDPGFGFAKNLEQNYELLNHMEVMNIIEHPLLAGISRKSMIYKTLDTTAGQALNGTTALHMVCLQKGAKILRVHDVKEAMECVKLYEQLNA
- a CDS encoding diadenylate cyclase; its protein translation is MDFLNFIDFKITDVLDIIFVAVLLYYIYKLVRGSVAINIFIGIVIVWAFWKLTELLDMQMISSMVGAFMQVGLIALIIVFQQEIRKFLLMIGSTNFANKRNFVKHFKFLKQEGLSTDTDVDAILKACEKMASTKTGAILVIERSNSLDFIKSTGDRMNIEINQPILESIFYKNSTLHDGAAVIVGNYIVATRVILPVSNERNIPLRFGLRHRAAVGISEKTDALSIVVSEETGLISYIKNGEFVLYDSITQLGNMLKQDLI
- a CDS encoding DUF3667 domain-containing protein; its protein translation is MECKNCHTNLRTDFSYCPDCGAKVIRNRLTVKNLISDATERFFNVDNTFLITFKHLFTKPDEVIGGYINGVRKKYLNPISYFTIAITLGGLFAYVYSEFFPNALDFDFLYKSGDSITEAEKLGQDFQKQWNAYLIKYQSLFYMAMLPFLALISRLVFINKKQFNLSEHFVINIYAYSHLSIIINIAYLLTIWNSKIIYYVSMGNMIFQIGFFTWVFYKLFNLTIKQTVLKLLLFLVLFAAIFFIIIIIATVYIALFTDSFQKMAP
- a CDS encoding ABC transporter ATP-binding protein — translated: MDKDSGKAFDTRLFKRLLAYTKPYKITFYGVALAAILLSCFAILTPLIVKKIIDEAIKESNAEMLLNLTIAMLVVLLGQVICQLAFNYYANWLGESVIKDVRISLFKKMLSFKMKYFDNSSLGVLVTRAVADMQRIGEIFSQGFFVIVADLLKMVVAAIVMLFINWKLALIVFALLPIIMYATRWFQKAMKVAFTEVRAEVSNLNSFVQERITGMKIVQLFTREKIESDKFREINEKHKKAWLKTVWYNSIFFPIAEIVSSLTVGLIVWYGGLQNVANISTDIAGTIFAFIMLIDLLFRPLRQIADKFNTLQMGMVAANRVFKILDTDSHIQNVGSFEKDVVNGDIKFDDVHFGYLEDEEVLHGISFDVKAGETVAIVGATGAGKSTIINLLNRFYEINSGSILVDGVDIKEYNLSSLRTHIAVVLQDVFLFADTIANNISLKNPAISVSDIENAAKAIGVDEFITSLPGGYQYNVKERGTMLSSGQRQLIAFLRAYVSNPSILILDEATSSVDTYSEQLIQSATDKITQGRTSIVIAHRLATIKKADKIIVMDAGNIVETGTHKQLLKKGGYYSNLYEAQFLAEEVA